One window of Trichocoleus sp. genomic DNA carries:
- the glmU gene encoding bifunctional UDP-N-acetylglucosamine diphosphorylase/glucosamine-1-phosphate N-acetyltransferase GlmU produces MVAVAILAAGRGTRMKSRLPKVLHHLGGQSLLKRVLGCTADLQPTRQLVIVGYEANLVRESLSGEPNLEFVEQTEQLGTGHAVQQLLPYLEGFAGDLLVLNGDVPLLRPQTLALLMQAHKTNQNAATILTAQLPDAKGYGRVFCDGQNLVTQIVEDRDCTMAQRQNRRVNAGIYCFNWAKLAEVLPKLNTNNDQQEYYLTDAVNYLSPVMAVDVEDYREILGINDRKQLASAYDILQTRIKEEWMAAGVTMIDPDSITIDDLVRIETDVIIEPQTHLRGNSVIQSGSRIGPGSLIENSQIGENSTVMFSVVSDSVVQANSRVGPYAHLRGHSEVGQGCRVGNFVELKNAELGERTNVAHLSYLGDATLGNRVNVGAGTITANYDGVKKHRTEIGDRTKTGSNSVLVAPVTLGADVTVAAGSVVTEDVPDDALVIARARQVVKPGWQLKNEEQGEK; encoded by the coding sequence ATGGTAGCGGTAGCAATTTTGGCGGCGGGGCGAGGGACGCGCATGAAGTCTCGTTTACCCAAGGTTCTGCACCATTTAGGCGGACAATCGTTACTTAAACGAGTGCTTGGATGTACAGCAGATCTGCAACCAACAAGGCAACTCGTGATTGTGGGTTATGAAGCCAATCTGGTGCGAGAATCTCTGTCGGGTGAGCCGAACTTAGAATTTGTAGAGCAGACAGAACAGCTTGGCACAGGTCATGCCGTCCAGCAGCTACTCCCATACCTCGAAGGGTTTGCCGGAGATTTATTAGTCCTGAACGGAGACGTACCGCTGCTGCGTCCCCAAACGCTTGCGTTGCTGATGCAAGCCCATAAAACGAATCAAAATGCTGCCACAATCTTGACGGCGCAACTGCCCGATGCAAAAGGCTATGGACGGGTTTTTTGTGATGGACAGAATCTTGTAACGCAAATTGTCGAAGATCGAGATTGCACCATGGCTCAGCGCCAAAATCGGCGGGTTAACGCCGGGATCTATTGCTTCAACTGGGCAAAACTGGCGGAAGTGCTGCCAAAGCTAAACACGAACAACGATCAGCAAGAATATTATTTGACCGATGCAGTCAACTATCTATCGCCTGTGATGGCAGTGGATGTTGAAGACTACAGGGAAATTTTGGGAATTAACGATCGTAAACAGCTGGCTTCTGCCTACGACATTCTGCAAACCCGCATCAAGGAAGAGTGGATGGCAGCAGGCGTCACAATGATTGATCCAGACAGCATCACGATCGATGATCTCGTTCGGATTGAAACCGATGTCATTATCGAACCGCAGACTCATTTGCGAGGAAATTCAGTCATTCAATCAGGCAGTCGCATTGGACCCGGTAGCTTGATCGAGAACAGTCAAATTGGCGAAAACTCAACGGTCATGTTTTCAGTCGTCAGCGATAGTGTTGTACAAGCAAACAGCCGGGTTGGCCCTTATGCTCATCTGCGCGGTCACAGCGAAGTTGGTCAAGGCTGCCGCGTGGGTAACTTTGTGGAATTGAAAAATGCAGAACTGGGTGAACGCACGAACGTCGCCCATTTGTCCTATTTGGGAGATGCAACACTCGGCAACCGGGTCAATGTGGGCGCTGGGACAATTACCGCAAATTACGATGGCGTTAAAAAGCACCGAACGGAGATTGGCGATCGAACGAAGACTGGCTCGAACAGCGTTCTGGTAGCGCCTGTGACGTTAGGAGCCGATGTGACTGTAGCAGCAGGTTCAGTTGTCACTGAGGATGTGCCCGACGATGCCCTGGTTATCGCTCGCGCTCGACAGGTCGTAAAGCCAGGTTGGCAACTGAAGAACGAGGAGCAAGGAGAGAAATAA
- a CDS encoding cyanoexosortase B system-associated protein has translation MQSLLTVRHFHRLKLGFVLFLLAIVTFLVLPNYWTGQWNWQHLPELPHVQQLRTVQRHGLSLSNWKTLDQQEVEIGGHKWSVQAIVPQSQADQATPQVTSLLFLRPQTWARDLPQVDWIDINGAQQWNTDSVRSLEFKVSLPDRTIPVTARFLRGWTEARTYAVLQWYAWTDGGSPAPDHWFWADQMTQLRDRQHLPWTAISLLMPIEPLGNIETALPQLEPLAQQIQSTLIQALIP, from the coding sequence ATGCAATCGCTTCTAACTGTTCGTCACTTTCACCGCCTCAAACTAGGATTCGTCTTATTTCTGCTCGCGATCGTCACCTTCCTGGTGCTGCCTAATTACTGGACAGGACAATGGAACTGGCAGCATTTGCCTGAACTCCCTCACGTTCAGCAACTCCGAACAGTTCAGCGTCATGGTTTGTCTCTGAGTAACTGGAAAACTTTGGATCAGCAAGAAGTCGAGATCGGGGGACACAAATGGTCGGTGCAGGCGATCGTGCCCCAATCGCAGGCAGATCAGGCAACGCCACAAGTGACATCCTTGCTGTTTTTGCGTCCTCAAACCTGGGCACGCGACCTACCGCAGGTTGACTGGATTGATATTAACGGAGCACAGCAATGGAACACCGATTCAGTCCGATCGCTTGAGTTCAAAGTGTCTCTGCCCGATCGAACAATTCCCGTCACTGCTCGCTTTCTTCGAGGTTGGACAGAAGCCAGAACCTATGCTGTCTTGCAATGGTATGCCTGGACAGATGGCGGTAGCCCTGCACCCGATCACTGGTTTTGGGCAGATCAAATGACGCAACTGCGCGATCGACAACATCTTCCCTGGACTGCCATCAGTTTGCTCATGCCGATCGAACCTCTGGGAAACATTGAAACTGCCCTCCCACAACTCGAACCACTCGCCCAACAAATCCAATCAACCCTGATCCAAGCACTCATCCCCTAG
- the crtB gene encoding cyanoexosortase B has translation MQIRQKFNAVSLRFPELAIGVLLLLLYVPLLLHWVDGWLNKTISTEHEYFSHGLIGLPFAVYVVWINRHRWTQLPDRAHPLGLGLLILGLGCYLSPLNDWINLSLPLVLTGLCLWLKGVPGIRLQAFPLLLLLLATPNSIPYLIAPYTLPLQRLIAGVAGFILLQTGMNVRVDAIYLLVNDRVVEVAPYCAGLKMLFTSSYVSLMLLHWTGAWVSRTKVALLLTGTVILSIAANIIRNTFLTFFHGTGQESAFEWLHDGWGGDLYSTCLLGLLVVLMQVIDRCIGQPQVELPISSVSEP, from the coding sequence ATGCAGATCCGGCAGAAGTTTAACGCAGTTTCCCTACGGTTCCCAGAATTGGCGATCGGTGTTTTGCTGTTGCTGTTGTATGTGCCGTTGTTGCTGCATTGGGTAGATGGCTGGCTAAACAAAACGATTAGCACCGAGCATGAATATTTTAGTCATGGACTAATTGGGTTACCTTTTGCCGTTTACGTCGTCTGGATCAATCGGCATCGCTGGACGCAGTTACCCGATCGCGCTCATCCGTTAGGATTGGGGCTGCTTATCCTGGGGTTAGGCTGCTATCTTAGTCCGTTAAATGACTGGATTAATCTGTCATTACCGCTGGTTCTAACGGGGCTGTGTCTTTGGCTAAAGGGAGTTCCTGGCATCCGGCTTCAGGCTTTTCCGCTCTTGCTATTACTCTTGGCAACACCGAATTCGATTCCTTATCTCATTGCTCCCTATACCCTGCCGCTTCAGCGTTTGATTGCCGGAGTTGCAGGGTTTATTTTGCTGCAAACGGGGATGAATGTGCGGGTGGATGCAATTTACTTGCTGGTGAACGATCGCGTTGTGGAAGTTGCCCCTTACTGTGCTGGGTTGAAGATGCTGTTTACCAGTTCTTATGTGAGCTTGATGCTGCTCCACTGGACAGGCGCATGGGTTTCTCGTACTAAAGTTGCTTTGCTCCTGACGGGAACAGTCATTCTGAGTATTGCTGCCAATATCATTCGCAATACCTTTCTAACTTTCTTCCACGGCACAGGACAAGAATCGGCGTTTGAATGGCTACATGATGGCTGGGGCGGCGATCTCTATTCAACTTGTTTGTTGGGTTTGCTGGTGGTCTTAATGCAGGTGATCGATCGTTGCATTGGTCAGCCACAGGTTGAACTTCCTATTTCTTCTGTTTCAGAGCCTTGA
- a CDS encoding polysaccharide biosynthesis/export family protein, producing the protein MFPTSSLRQITTVTIATLLWAVQASVFIPIASAQANESNEAQPRSTRQLLEQARQRLLDRGELPQTEGSDLSNSAQPQEDTFGEYRLGPGDSLFVNVLRFPDLTFQNTIDLQGNMLVPLVGALPLQGLTVAQAREQIRVALDRFVINPQVDAILVAQRPVTVTVLGEVSRPGLYPLQAPQLSTAIVSAGGTTGLADLRSIRVQRQLPDGSLTQRDINLFTPLREAQSIPEVRLADGDTIIVPTLITDTGYDRTLVARSTLAQQQITVRVLNYAAGTGGGLGNLTLPNGSSFLDAVGSLSPDLSNADIRRIALIRFDVEQGKAVTQELDGKKALLGDSSQNPILANNDVIVMGRTLISRITYTLNTFTQPFRDILGFLLFFQSLSNSARDLFRPTGESGSSD; encoded by the coding sequence ATGTTCCCTACCTCCTCCCTTCGCCAAATTACGACTGTCACGATCGCCACCCTCCTCTGGGCAGTGCAAGCCAGCGTGTTTATCCCGATCGCCTCAGCTCAGGCGAATGAGTCAAACGAAGCGCAACCGCGATCGACTCGGCAACTGTTAGAACAGGCAAGGCAACGGCTGCTCGATCGAGGGGAACTGCCGCAGACAGAGGGGTCAGATTTGAGCAATTCCGCTCAGCCGCAAGAAGATACATTTGGCGAATATCGGCTTGGACCTGGAGATTCGCTGTTTGTGAATGTGCTGCGCTTTCCTGATCTGACGTTCCAAAATACGATCGATTTGCAAGGGAATATGTTGGTTCCATTGGTTGGGGCATTACCTTTACAGGGGTTGACGGTGGCTCAGGCGCGAGAGCAAATCCGGGTAGCACTCGATCGGTTTGTCATTAATCCGCAGGTGGATGCAATTTTGGTCGCGCAGCGTCCAGTGACGGTAACTGTTTTGGGCGAAGTATCCCGACCGGGACTCTATCCGCTTCAGGCTCCGCAACTTTCCACAGCGATTGTTTCTGCTGGAGGCACAACCGGGCTGGCAGATCTGCGATCGATTCGAGTTCAGCGCCAGTTACCGGACGGTTCGCTGACTCAGCGAGATATAAATCTGTTTACGCCTTTACGCGAAGCTCAGTCAATTCCAGAGGTGCGTCTGGCAGATGGCGATACGATTATTGTGCCGACACTGATTACGGATACCGGATACGATCGAACACTGGTGGCGCGATCGACCCTTGCCCAACAGCAAATCACGGTGCGAGTCCTCAACTATGCTGCCGGAACAGGTGGTGGACTGGGCAACCTCACCCTACCCAATGGCAGCAGCTTTCTGGATGCGGTCGGCTCCCTTTCACCTGACTTGAGCAATGCTGATATCCGTCGAATTGCCCTGATTCGATTTGACGTGGAGCAAGGCAAAGCAGTGACGCAAGAACTGGATGGTAAAAAAGCGCTATTGGGTGATTCTAGCCAGAATCCAATTTTGGCAAACAACGATGTAATTGTGATGGGACGAACGCTAATTTCTCGGATTACTTATACGCTCAATACCTTTACTCAGCCCTTCCGCGATATCTTAGGTTTCTTGCTGTTCTTCCAGTCCTTATCTAATAGTGCCCGTGATCTCTTCCGTCCTACGGGTGAATCCGGTAGCTCGGACTAG
- a CDS encoding DegT/DnrJ/EryC1/StrS family aminotransferase: MNNFDTSVPFVDFQFQHQPIQQQLDQAIRAVIEQGDYILGQAVEEFEAAFAQACGTAQGVGVACGTDAIALGLQACGIGRGDEVLLPANTFVATLIGVLRSGATPVLVDCDLRTGLLDVFAAEQAITPRTRAIVPVHLYGQMVSPRALLNLASTYDLLIFEDAAQAHLAEREGYRAGSIGSAAAFSFYPSKNLGAFGDGGIVLTSEDIVAQTTRSLRNYGALRKYFHTDTGTNSRLDSIQAAVLNVKLPHLAHWNADRYRAAQQYEALLQPLAEYGIMPLENHVGSGHVYHLYVVRITEACPIDRVDLQTGLSEMGIQTGIHYPIPCHLQPAFQSLGYQAGDFPKSELLSQEILSLPMYPGITEAQIQRVVSSLKLLVGQMQNPVSQTTFSPVMELQADRSMLAG; this comes from the coding sequence ATGAATAATTTCGATACATCCGTTCCATTTGTTGATTTTCAATTTCAGCACCAGCCGATTCAACAGCAACTTGATCAGGCGATTCGAGCGGTGATCGAACAAGGAGACTACATTCTCGGTCAAGCAGTTGAAGAGTTTGAAGCGGCTTTTGCTCAGGCTTGTGGGACGGCTCAAGGCGTGGGTGTGGCTTGTGGAACAGATGCAATTGCGCTGGGGCTACAGGCTTGTGGAATTGGTCGGGGGGATGAAGTGCTGCTCCCGGCAAATACGTTTGTGGCAACGCTGATTGGAGTTTTGCGATCGGGTGCAACGCCTGTTTTAGTGGATTGTGATCTCCGAACTGGGTTGTTAGATGTCTTTGCCGCAGAACAGGCAATTACGCCCAGAACCAGAGCGATCGTTCCGGTGCATCTCTATGGTCAGATGGTGTCTCCGCGGGCTTTGTTGAACTTGGCAAGCACCTATGATCTGCTGATTTTTGAAGATGCGGCTCAAGCACATCTGGCGGAAAGAGAAGGCTATCGTGCCGGATCAATTGGCAGTGCAGCGGCGTTTAGCTTCTATCCCAGCAAAAACTTAGGTGCGTTTGGCGATGGTGGTATCGTTCTCACGTCTGAAGACATTGTGGCGCAAACGACTCGATCGCTTCGCAACTATGGCGCACTCCGGAAATACTTTCACACCGATACGGGCACAAACAGCCGTCTCGATTCCATTCAGGCTGCCGTCCTCAATGTCAAACTGCCTCATCTGGCTCACTGGAATGCCGATCGCTACCGGGCAGCTCAACAATATGAAGCGCTGCTGCAACCGCTCGCAGAATATGGCATCATGCCGCTCGAAAATCACGTTGGCAGTGGTCATGTCTACCACCTTTACGTGGTTCGCATCACTGAGGCTTGCCCAATCGATCGGGTTGATTTGCAAACTGGGCTTAGCGAAATGGGCATCCAAACGGGCATTCACTATCCAATTCCCTGTCATCTTCAGCCTGCGTTCCAATCGCTCGGTTACCAGGCGGGTGATTTTCCCAAGAGTGAGCTGTTGAGTCAAGAAATTCTGTCGCTGCCTATGTATCCTGGCATCACTGAAGCGCAAATTCAGCGGGTGGTCTCATCCCTCAAGCTTCTGGTCGGACAGATGCAAAATCCTGTTTCTCAAACGACTTTTTCGCCAGTAATGGAACTGCAAGCAGATCGATCGATGTTAGCTGGGTGA
- the glyS gene encoding glycine--tRNA ligase subunit beta: MTAFLLEVGTEELPASFVNDALAQWRSSIPPRLSEAFLSFESVEVYATPRRLAVLIQGLPVRQPDREEEVKGPAAQNAFKDGKPTKAAEGFARSRGVDVSALEVRSTDKGEFVFVKQSIPGRPTAEILTELVPQWITSLEGKRFMRWGDGDLRFPRPIRWLVALLDDAVLPLTLVNGSESCTSDRISQGHRVLHPAPVVIPHAAAYPETLRQAYVEVSSSKRQIEIEEQARSAAQSVQGFASISPHLLQEVRDLVEFPTAVVGKFDPEFLELPAEVIVTEMESHQRYFPILKSEESTELLPYFITISNGDPMKSDIIAAGNARVIRARLSDGKYFFDLDRKQPLEAYLPRLETVTFQEDLGSVRQKVDRIGQIADRIATQLNLSDADKTPIQRAALLCKADLVTQMVGEFPELQGVMGEKYALASGEPAAVATAIFEHYLPRGATDRLPNTLTGQVVGLADRLDTLISIFSLGMIPTGSSDPFALRRAATAIVNIAWATDLPLNLDHLLEQIIADFQTTLPSGIKDANSLHDQLREFFLQRIRTLLQEDRSIDYDLVNAVLGENDPEYTDRALQALLDVRDRAQFLQTIRRNGALNHIYETVNRASRLAAQGDLDKKQLDPKSVVQPALFQQPSEQALYDAIVQLVPQTQSAQAERDYQTLVNGLTEIAPVVSNFFDGPQSVMVMADDLDIRRNRLNLLGLLRNHARVLADFGAIVKAG; encoded by the coding sequence ATGACAGCCTTTTTGTTAGAAGTTGGAACCGAAGAATTACCAGCCAGTTTTGTCAACGATGCGTTAGCCCAATGGCGATCGAGCATCCCCCCTCGCTTAAGCGAAGCATTTCTTTCGTTTGAGTCGGTGGAAGTTTACGCAACCCCCCGCCGCCTTGCCGTCCTCATTCAGGGTTTGCCAGTGCGGCAGCCCGATCGAGAAGAAGAGGTAAAGGGGCCTGCGGCTCAAAACGCTTTTAAGGATGGCAAGCCAACAAAGGCGGCTGAAGGATTTGCTCGATCGAGAGGAGTGGATGTTTCTGCACTGGAAGTGCGATCGACGGATAAAGGGGAGTTTGTCTTCGTCAAGCAATCGATTCCGGGTCGTCCAACGGCTGAGATTCTCACTGAACTTGTGCCCCAGTGGATTACCAGTCTGGAAGGCAAACGGTTTATGCGTTGGGGAGATGGTGACTTGCGCTTCCCACGTCCAATTCGCTGGCTCGTTGCCCTCCTGGATGATGCTGTTCTGCCGCTAACCCTGGTCAATGGGTCTGAAAGCTGCACCAGCGATCGAATTTCTCAGGGGCATCGCGTTTTACACCCAGCTCCAGTGGTCATTCCTCATGCGGCAGCCTATCCTGAAACGCTACGTCAGGCTTATGTTGAGGTGAGTTCGAGTAAACGACAGATTGAAATTGAAGAGCAGGCGCGATCGGCAGCGCAATCGGTGCAAGGATTTGCCTCAATTTCCCCTCACTTGCTGCAAGAAGTCCGGGATTTGGTTGAGTTTCCAACAGCAGTCGTCGGCAAGTTTGACCCCGAATTTTTGGAGCTTCCGGCAGAAGTGATTGTGACAGAGATGGAAAGCCATCAGCGGTATTTTCCGATCCTCAAATCAGAGGAATCAACTGAGCTATTGCCCTATTTCATCACCATCTCAAATGGCGACCCGATGAAGTCGGACATTATTGCTGCCGGAAATGCCCGCGTCATTCGTGCCCGTCTCTCTGATGGCAAATACTTCTTCGACCTCGATCGCAAGCAGCCCTTAGAAGCCTATCTTCCTCGTCTAGAAACCGTTACCTTTCAAGAAGACCTCGGCTCAGTGCGGCAAAAAGTCGATCGAATTGGGCAAATCGCCGATCGGATTGCTACCCAACTGAATTTAAGCGATGCCGATAAGACCCCCATTCAGCGGGCAGCACTGCTTTGTAAGGCGGATCTCGTCACGCAAATGGTGGGTGAGTTCCCCGAATTGCAGGGCGTGATGGGCGAAAAATATGCCCTGGCAAGCGGTGAGCCTGCGGCTGTGGCAACTGCTATCTTCGAGCATTACCTGCCCCGTGGTGCCACTGATCGCCTCCCCAATACCCTCACCGGACAGGTTGTTGGTCTGGCGGATCGGCTCGATACCTTGATTAGCATTTTCAGCCTGGGCATGATCCCGACTGGCTCTTCAGATCCCTTTGCCTTAAGACGGGCAGCAACCGCGATCGTCAATATTGCCTGGGCAACCGATCTGCCGCTGAACCTGGATCACCTGCTTGAGCAAATCATTGCAGACTTTCAGACCACCCTACCTAGTGGTATCAAGGATGCGAATAGCCTGCACGATCAACTGCGAGAATTCTTCCTCCAGCGCATCCGTACCCTATTACAGGAAGACCGCTCGATCGACTATGACCTGGTCAACGCTGTATTAGGCGAAAACGACCCAGAGTATACAGATAGAGCCTTACAAGCGCTGCTGGACGTGCGCGATCGCGCACAATTCTTGCAAACCATTCGCCGAAATGGCGCACTCAACCACATTTATGAAACGGTGAACCGGGCTTCTCGTCTGGCGGCTCAGGGCGATCTCGACAAAAAACAGCTTGATCCAAAATCTGTGGTGCAGCCAGCCTTATTCCAACAGCCCTCTGAGCAGGCACTTTATGATGCGATCGTCCAACTCGTACCCCAAACTCAGTCAGCACAGGCAGAGCGAGACTACCAAACACTCGTCAATGGGCTAACAGAAATTGCGCCAGTCGTCAGTAATTTCTTCGATGGTCCGCAGAGCGTCATGGTGATGGCAGACGATCTGGATATCCGCCGCAACCGACTTAATTTGCTAGGACTGCTGCGAAATCATGCACGAGTTTTAGCAGACTTTGGGGCGATCGTGAAAGCTGGTTAG
- the dnaN gene encoding DNA polymerase III subunit beta yields MKLICTQSELNTHLSLVNRAVPSRPSQPVLANVLLAANTDTQRVSLTGFDLSLGVQTSFSAEVQEEGTLTLPAKLLSDIVSRLPEGEVILADNGDDALVTLTCSSGRYQVRGMGAEEYPELPTVDDGEVTYLPVEALIDGLRGSLFATSSDETKQVLTGVHITAGSEGLEFAATDGHRLSVVQTTNEEEGSEAEFGVTVPGKALRELERMLQANGTGAAISVRFDQGQLVFEWAHQRLTSRLLEGQYPNYRQLIPRQFSRQMSVDRRQFISALERIAVLADQKNSIVKLSLNNSAQEIVLSVDAQDVGSGREAISAQVSGEDLDIAFNVKYLLEGLKAFNTTDIQMQFNTSTSPSIVTPLGGLKMTYLVMPVQIRS; encoded by the coding sequence ATGAAACTCATCTGCACCCAAAGCGAACTCAATACACACCTGTCCTTGGTGAATCGAGCGGTTCCTTCTCGTCCTAGCCAGCCTGTTCTGGCAAATGTCTTGCTGGCGGCAAACACAGATACTCAGCGAGTTAGCCTGACTGGGTTTGACCTCAGTTTGGGTGTCCAAACAAGCTTTAGTGCTGAGGTTCAAGAGGAGGGAACTCTGACGCTTCCAGCCAAGCTGCTGTCGGATATTGTGTCTCGGCTACCAGAAGGCGAAGTAATTTTGGCAGATAATGGCGATGATGCCCTGGTAACACTGACCTGTAGTTCAGGGCGCTATCAGGTGCGCGGCATGGGTGCAGAAGAATATCCAGAACTGCCGACAGTGGATGACGGCGAGGTGACATATTTGCCGGTGGAGGCGTTAATTGATGGGCTGCGTGGCTCCCTTTTTGCAACTAGCAGTGACGAGACAAAGCAAGTGCTAACAGGGGTACACATTACCGCAGGATCAGAAGGATTAGAATTTGCCGCCACAGATGGTCATCGGCTCTCAGTCGTTCAGACCACAAATGAGGAAGAAGGCAGCGAGGCAGAGTTTGGGGTAACGGTTCCGGGAAAAGCACTGCGCGAACTAGAACGAATGCTGCAGGCAAATGGGACAGGAGCTGCAATTTCAGTCCGGTTTGACCAGGGGCAATTGGTATTTGAGTGGGCACATCAACGCCTCACAAGTCGCTTATTAGAGGGGCAGTATCCCAACTACCGTCAACTCATTCCACGCCAGTTCTCACGCCAGATGAGCGTCGATCGGCGTCAGTTTATTAGTGCTCTGGAACGGATCGCAGTCCTGGCAGACCAGAAGAACAGCATTGTCAAACTCAGCCTCAACAATTCAGCTCAAGAGATTGTGTTGTCAGTGGACGCGCAGGACGTAGGCAGCGGCAGAGAAGCCATTTCGGCTCAGGTATCGGGTGAGGATCTCGATATTGCTTTCAATGTGAAATATCTCCTGGAGGGGCTGAAAGCGTTTAACACCACCGATATTCAAATGCAGTTCAATACGTCAACGAGTCCATCGATCGTGACTCCCTTAGGAGGGCTAAAGATGACGTACTTAGTCATGCCTGTACAAATAAGATCCTAG